Proteins encoded by one window of Rutidosis leptorrhynchoides isolate AG116_Rl617_1_P2 chromosome 7, CSIRO_AGI_Rlap_v1, whole genome shotgun sequence:
- the LOC139858812 gene encoding uncharacterized protein, with the protein MGVWNDLRSIAGRIMNRNTSDSSSISRKPVVESVPDTDRRDTITRVLTGFGKFAIDSVCNDSLKGGMQVYKMVKEGLKDQSPLEPANLNSKPRHTLMMEEMQARMVKMEEDLDIIIRLDDEDSILCAKDLDPRKEEPAESNENSAKETTDVKKVFIRSHL; encoded by the exons ATGGGCGTCTGGAACGACCTCAGATCAATCGCCGGTCGAATTATGAACCGGAACACCTCCGATTCATCTTCAATTTCACGTAAACCGGTTGTTGAATCCGTACCTGATACCGATCGCAGAGACACCATAACTCGTGTTCTTACCGGTTTCGGAAAGTTCGCCATCGATTCTGTTTGTAATGATTCTCTTAAAG GTGGAATGCAAGTATACAAGATGGTGAAGGAAGGATTGAAGGATCAATCTCCATTAGAACCTGCAAATCTGAATAGCAAACCACGACATACGTTAATGATGGAGGAGATGCAGGCTAGGATGGTGAAAATGGAGGAAGATTTGGATATTATAATAAGGCTTGATGATGAAGATTCGATTTTATGTGCTAAAGATTTGGATCCTCGTAAGGAGGAGCCAGCTGAATCAAATGAAAACTCTGCTAAAGAGACAACTGATGTTAAAAAGGTTTTCATTAGGTCACACTTATGA